A region from the Etheostoma spectabile isolate EspeVRDwgs_2016 chromosome 9, UIUC_Espe_1.0, whole genome shotgun sequence genome encodes:
- the guk1b gene encoding guanylate kinase 1b isoform X1, whose translation MSRPRPVVLSGPSGAGKSTLMKRLMKDHEDVFGFSVSHTTRNPRPGEENGKGLNTLPMLLGATLLPVADVFSSEDLEKSASLSNANKSETTDKDYHFTTKDAMQEGIDNGDYIESAEFSGNLYGTSKAAIEDVQAKNLICILDVDIQGVKRIKETDLNPIYISIQPPSIEILEKRLRDRQTETEESLQKRLEAARIDMELSNEPGVFDVVIINDDLERAYEELKVILNDDIQKVQEAKS comes from the exons ATGTCAAGACCGAGGCCCGTGGTGCTGAGCGGCCCCTCAGGAGCAGGGAAGAGCACTCTGATGAAGAGGCTAATGAAGGATCATGAGGACGTCTTTGGATTCAGTGTGTCAC ACACAACACGAAACCCTCGACCTGGAGAGGAAAATGGAAAAG GGCTGAACACGCTTCCCATGCTTCTGGGGGCTACTTTACTGCCCGTAGCAGACGTCTTCTCTTCTGAAGACTTAGAAAAGTCAGCCTCATTGTCGAATGCAAACAAATCTGAAACCACAGATAAAG ACTACCACTTCACAACAAAAGATGCCATGCAGGAGGGTATTGACAACGGAGACTACATTGAAAGCGCTGAGTTTTCAGGCAACCTGTATGGAACAAG TAAAGCTGCCATAGAAGACGTGCAGGCCAAAAACCTAATCTGCATCTTGGATGTGGACATCCAGGGGGTGAAGAGGATTAAAGAGACTGACCTGAACCCCATCTACATCTCCATTCAGCCTCCCTCTATAGAGATCCTG GAAAAACGTctgagggacagacagacagaaacagaggagAGCTTACAAAAACGCCTGGAGGCAGCGCGCATCGATATGGAGCTCA GTAACGAGCCCGGAGTGTTTGATGTTGTTATCATTAACGATGACTTAGAGAGGGCTTACGAAGAGCTGAAAGTTATCCTCAATGAC GATATCCAAAAAGTTCAGGAGGCCAAATCCTAG
- the guk1b gene encoding guanylate kinase 1b isoform X2 — MSRPRPVVLSGPSGAGKSTLMKRLMKDHEDVFGFSVSHTTRNPRPGEENGKDYHFTTKDAMQEGIDNGDYIESAEFSGNLYGTSKAAIEDVQAKNLICILDVDIQGVKRIKETDLNPIYISIQPPSIEILEKRLRDRQTETEESLQKRLEAARIDMELSNEPGVFDVVIINDDLERAYEELKVILNDDIQKVQEAKS; from the exons ATGTCAAGACCGAGGCCCGTGGTGCTGAGCGGCCCCTCAGGAGCAGGGAAGAGCACTCTGATGAAGAGGCTAATGAAGGATCATGAGGACGTCTTTGGATTCAGTGTGTCAC ACACAACACGAAACCCTCGACCTGGAGAGGAAAATGGAAAAG ACTACCACTTCACAACAAAAGATGCCATGCAGGAGGGTATTGACAACGGAGACTACATTGAAAGCGCTGAGTTTTCAGGCAACCTGTATGGAACAAG TAAAGCTGCCATAGAAGACGTGCAGGCCAAAAACCTAATCTGCATCTTGGATGTGGACATCCAGGGGGTGAAGAGGATTAAAGAGACTGACCTGAACCCCATCTACATCTCCATTCAGCCTCCCTCTATAGAGATCCTG GAAAAACGTctgagggacagacagacagaaacagaggagAGCTTACAAAAACGCCTGGAGGCAGCGCGCATCGATATGGAGCTCA GTAACGAGCCCGGAGTGTTTGATGTTGTTATCATTAACGATGACTTAGAGAGGGCTTACGAAGAGCTGAAAGTTATCCTCAATGAC GATATCCAAAAAGTTCAGGAGGCCAAATCCTAG